The following are encoded in a window of Gloeothece citriformis PCC 7424 genomic DNA:
- a CDS encoding type IV secretory system conjugative DNA transfer family protein has product MSYYTAQTNTPNIPTSSITNFINTPSGLALLGSVAAFGLLSLIDNGGNKKAKLATSYWGGGGEKRKAAQRARKQLENPKRNSAALYLGMPDEVLQKLQYQWTIDKRFVFCKRKPSPKPFYVPDVQRGVSVLGGAGSGKTFSVIDPLIRSALDQGFPTIIYDFKYPAQTSRAVAYALKRGYKIRVFAPGFEESDSCNILSFLKDAEDAVAAGQLAHTITKNCDLGNGGKGDKFFEDAGATLVEGVFLLTKAIAQMRGKQYADLMTSSAILSLPKLGLRLLHAQQQNKFPIWTMRPLDQIMSVSGSSETESSIVGTAQRTFQKFIKRDYIGAFCGKSTLPLDLDGKTLIIFGLDRNNRDIVGPLLAATLHMVVSRNVSRIEPRKDPLCVFLDELPTIFLPQLQNWFNEAREDGFCGVIAAQNLGQLERIYGKELARIIFGGTACKFLFNPQDPESAKYFSEFLGDVEVKYDSKSRSKNTGKHGDGGSRSTSDNRQKRPLFEPAQFLKLSTGKAVVINPAYSRGDEDYVPIKQKIRVARCEIQEMEWSVARWPKIRAALKNDRKSNIDDDIRRKQFEERLALVNELFPEPPNNDSNSNGKGGNQSNQKQTTKEENSFNFNENRSQSKKTSDSIKSFANFTT; this is encoded by the coding sequence ATGTCATATTACACTGCTCAAACAAACACTCCTAATATACCCACCTCATCCATTACCAACTTTATTAATACCCCATCTGGGTTAGCACTCCTAGGGTCGGTTGCAGCATTCGGGTTACTTTCGTTGATCGATAATGGAGGTAACAAAAAAGCCAAGTTAGCGACCTCATACTGGGGTGGTGGTGGTGAGAAGCGTAAAGCCGCCCAACGTGCCAGAAAACAGTTAGAAAATCCTAAGCGGAACTCGGCTGCTTTATATCTGGGAATGCCTGATGAGGTTCTCCAGAAATTACAATACCAATGGACTATCGATAAGCGCTTTGTATTCTGCAAAAGAAAACCGTCCCCTAAACCTTTTTATGTTCCTGATGTTCAAAGAGGGGTGTCCGTTTTAGGAGGCGCAGGAAGCGGTAAGACTTTTTCAGTTATCGATCCCTTAATTCGATCCGCACTAGACCAGGGATTCCCGACGATTATCTACGATTTTAAGTACCCTGCACAAACCAGTCGGGCTGTGGCTTACGCCCTCAAACGTGGGTATAAGATAAGAGTATTTGCTCCAGGGTTTGAAGAGTCTGACTCCTGTAATATTTTAAGCTTCTTAAAGGATGCTGAGGATGCTGTAGCCGCAGGACAGTTGGCGCACACGATCACCAAAAACTGCGATCTCGGTAACGGTGGCAAAGGTGATAAATTTTTCGAGGATGCGGGCGCTACTTTAGTTGAGGGAGTCTTCTTATTAACTAAAGCGATCGCACAAATGCGAGGGAAGCAATACGCTGACTTAATGACTTCTTCAGCTATATTGTCATTACCGAAACTCGGTTTGAGATTGCTACACGCTCAACAACAAAATAAGTTCCCCATCTGGACTATGCGTCCCCTAGACCAAATAATGAGCGTTAGCGGTTCATCGGAGACTGAGTCATCGATCGTTGGAACAGCACAAAGAACCTTCCAAAAGTTTATTAAAAGAGATTATATTGGCGCGTTCTGCGGGAAGTCTACATTACCTTTAGACTTAGATGGTAAGACTCTTATCATTTTCGGGTTAGATAGGAACAATAGGGATATTGTCGGGCCACTCTTAGCGGCGACGCTTCACATGGTCGTATCTCGTAATGTTAGTCGCATCGAACCCAGAAAAGACCCGTTGTGTGTCTTTTTGGATGAATTACCGACCATATTCTTACCTCAACTCCAAAATTGGTTCAATGAAGCCCGTGAGGATGGTTTTTGTGGTGTTATCGCTGCTCAAAACCTCGGTCAATTAGAGCGTATCTATGGTAAGGAGTTGGCGAGGATTATATTTGGGGGTACGGCCTGTAAGTTCTTATTTAATCCTCAAGATCCTGAATCTGCTAAGTATTTCTCTGAATTCCTTGGTGATGTTGAGGTTAAGTATGACTCAAAATCTCGCTCGAAGAATACTGGTAAACACGGAGACGGGGGATCTCGTTCAACCTCAGATAATCGACAAAAACGGCCATTGTTTGAGCCGGCACAATTTTTAAAACTTTCTACCGGTAAAGCAGTCGTCATCAATCCCGCTTACAGCCGGGGGGATGAGGATTATGTGCCAATCAAACAAAAAATTCGGGTCGCTCGGTGCGAAATTCAGGAAATGGAATGGTCTGTCGCCAGATGGCCTAAGATTCGGGCGGCTCTTAAGAACGATCGAAAGTCCAACATCGATGATGATATTCGTCGCAAACAATTTGAGGAACGGCTGGCGTTAGTCAATGAATTGTTCCCTGAGCCACCTAATAATGATTCTAATAGTAATGGTAAAGGAGGAAATCAATCAAATCAAAAACAAACGACAAAAGAAGAAAATTCTTTTAACTTTAATGAAAATCGCAGTCAATCTAAAAAGACTAGCGATAGCATAAAATCATTTGCCAACTTTACAACCTAA